In the Devosia sp. SL43 genome, one interval contains:
- a CDS encoding LacI family DNA-binding transcriptional regulator, translated as MTTKKSITVIDVAKAAGVSKSTVSLVLQGNPVVHEATREKVRNAIERLGYVYNRGAANMRMPNSKIIGIVVNDLTNSFFAELAVGMDYVLQSAGYVQLLAHTGEDVARQREVMASMREHGIAGMIISPARGTTIADLKPIISHGIPVVVAIRGVPGAKVSSVLSDNYAGARMGVEHLIGLGHRRIAFLGGFPDIQVFEERRQGYLDALSAAGIDVDPSLVVPSAPSRAGGISAIDKLFAAGSGRATAAQCFNDAVAFGAMDALRARRLEPGADFCVVGFDDVIEAGSSIPKLTTIAVDPQMIGQRAVGLLLRQITAQRIEVDTFRTPVRLVVRDTTRARVSDTV; from the coding sequence GTGACAACCAAAAAGTCCATTACCGTCATAGATGTTGCCAAGGCGGCCGGTGTCTCCAAGTCGACCGTATCGCTGGTGCTGCAGGGCAATCCGGTGGTTCACGAGGCGACCCGCGAAAAGGTGCGCAATGCCATCGAGCGGCTCGGCTATGTCTACAATCGCGGCGCCGCCAATATGCGTATGCCGAATTCGAAGATCATCGGCATTGTGGTCAATGACCTGACCAACAGCTTCTTCGCCGAACTGGCTGTGGGCATGGATTATGTCCTGCAGTCGGCAGGCTATGTTCAACTGCTCGCCCATACCGGAGAGGATGTCGCGCGGCAGCGCGAGGTCATGGCCTCAATGCGCGAACATGGCATTGCCGGCATGATTATCTCGCCGGCACGGGGGACCACGATCGCGGACCTCAAGCCGATCATCAGCCATGGCATACCCGTCGTGGTCGCTATCCGCGGGGTGCCGGGCGCCAAGGTGTCGTCCGTGCTTTCTGACAACTATGCCGGCGCGCGCATGGGAGTGGAACATCTGATCGGCCTCGGGCACCGACGCATAGCCTTTCTGGGCGGTTTCCCAGACATCCAAGTGTTCGAAGAACGCCGGCAAGGATATCTCGATGCCCTTTCAGCAGCCGGCATCGATGTCGATCCCTCTTTGGTCGTGCCGTCGGCTCCCTCACGCGCGGGGGGTATCTCGGCGATCGACAAGCTGTTCGCGGCGGGCAGCGGTAGGGCGACTGCGGCACAATGTTTCAATGATGCGGTGGCCTTCGGGGCCATGGATGCGCTGCGCGCCCGCCGCCTGGAGCCCGGCGCAGACTTTTGCGTGGTCGGATTTGACGACGTGATCGAGGCCGGTTCCTCCATCCCGAAGCTGACTACCATCGCGGTGGATCCGCAAATGATTGGCCAGCGGGCGGTGGGCCTGCTGCTCCGGCAGATCACGGCGCAGCGGATCGAAGTCGATACCTTCCGTACCCCTGTGCGACTGGTGGTTCGCGACACGACTCGGGCCAGAGTGTCGGACACGGTCTGA
- a CDS encoding Gfo/Idh/MocA family protein: MSEIRVAILGASGWMGKVHAMAFQTFPHFFGTSGGTARVVALVEANPKHADELASRVPGAKVLQDWRAVVNDPEIDLIDICLPDSLHYEVAKAALLAGKHVYCEKPLANTAAEARELADLARAKGVITRVGHAFPRNPVHDLAREIITAGEIGEIKMFRGCQHIDMYGDPNAPFMWRADGKLAPTGIVGDTGSHIFSFMSFLVGRVSALVAENFITTPRRPVVEGSALGAQAALTGNEAWADVTNPDATNLICRFENGARGIVDFSRVATGRKFMQTYEVYGTKGSIAYTYDEINRLRFYSSADPSGRAGFREIDVGPESANYRAFLPLPNFGLGYNETKIIEAAEVIRSIVHKTPMWPTFDTGHHICQIVDACMESGRQQRWVDIPTA; this comes from the coding sequence ATGTCTGAAATCAGGGTAGCGATCCTTGGAGCATCCGGGTGGATGGGGAAGGTTCATGCCATGGCCTTCCAGACCTTTCCGCACTTTTTCGGCACATCGGGCGGCACGGCTCGGGTCGTCGCGCTGGTCGAAGCGAACCCCAAGCATGCTGACGAACTGGCAAGTCGCGTGCCCGGCGCCAAAGTCCTTCAGGACTGGAGGGCTGTGGTCAACGACCCGGAAATCGACCTGATCGACATCTGCCTTCCCGACTCCCTGCATTACGAAGTCGCCAAGGCAGCCTTGTTGGCCGGCAAGCACGTCTATTGTGAAAAGCCACTAGCCAACACGGCCGCAGAAGCACGCGAACTGGCCGACCTGGCACGGGCCAAGGGGGTGATCACTCGGGTCGGCCATGCCTTCCCGCGCAACCCCGTCCACGACTTGGCGAGAGAGATCATTACCGCCGGCGAGATCGGCGAGATCAAAATGTTCCGTGGCTGCCAGCATATTGACATGTATGGCGATCCCAACGCGCCATTCATGTGGCGTGCCGATGGCAAATTGGCCCCCACCGGTATCGTCGGCGACACCGGCTCCCATATCTTCAGCTTCATGTCGTTCCTGGTTGGCCGTGTCAGTGCCTTGGTGGCCGAAAACTTCATCACCACGCCCAGGCGTCCGGTGGTCGAAGGTTCCGCCCTGGGCGCACAGGCCGCGCTTACCGGCAACGAGGCCTGGGCGGACGTGACCAACCCTGACGCGACCAACCTGATTTGCCGTTTCGAGAACGGCGCCCGCGGCATTGTCGATTTCAGCCGAGTTGCGACGGGCCGCAAGTTCATGCAGACCTACGAGGTCTATGGCACCAAAGGCAGCATTGCCTACACCTATGACGAGATCAACCGGCTGCGGTTCTATTCCAGCGCGGACCCATCCGGTCGCGCCGGCTTTCGGGAGATCGATGTCGGACCCGAAAGCGCCAACTACCGCGCCTTCCTGCCCTTGCCAAACTTTGGTCTCGGCTACAACGAGACCAAGATCATCGAGGCAGCGGAAGTCATCCGCTCCATCGTCCACAAGACGCCGATGTGGCCCACTTTCGACACTGGCCACCACATCTGTCAGATCGTCGACGCCTGCATGGAATCGGGCCGCCAGCAGCGCTGGGTCGACATTCCGACCGCCTGA
- a CDS encoding FAD-dependent oxidoreductase, with amino-acid sequence MTMDVPQHILDTLTDVDMPRLPAEPAASDMLHLAGLDVPLYRSGCIIVGSGAAGLRAAVELKRRGSDVVVISQSAWGGTSACSGSDKQTLHTANTADQGDNYQSMAHAIRAGGAMDEDTAYVEAVGSPRMMATLQYLGLPLPQEPLGGTLRYRTDHDEVGRATSCGPRTSRLMVQVLAEEALRLNVPIFNHTTAVSLLVDEYGPCRRIVGLVTMRASDRSKGNPFGLAIFACNTLVLAAGGPGELYRDSVYPNGCFGALGLALEAGIELVNLTESQFGIGTRREGFPWNLSGTYVQSIPHVYSVDCNGNEHHFLADYYRTTQELASNLFRKGYQWPFHATRMLDFGSSLVDLAIHRESALGRSVFMDFNRNPLQIPGDLPFSLERLDPDVADYLGKAGALQDLPIARLQHMNPLAIELYRRYKIDIAQDPLEFAVNNQHMNGGIMVDCWGQTNLSGCYAIGEAAGTHGVTRPGGAALNAGQVFGTRAAEHIAGSRPAGKTSPGEIARIAGQRVDELLACLRADSPNTVKSVRTEVQARMSEKAGLICDVEGVSLALAEAQNLVRSISAKGIGYSRSAEAARSLQWRHMAVASEAVLTALDHYVRNGGGSRGARAICDPAGGAVPSSKDGPMADYRFRIEQAAHRDEQIVVWREGDVLRVRTRPNRQLDKSTKSFFERDWPDWLTGRIYGASQAETARS; translated from the coding sequence ATGACCATGGACGTTCCGCAGCACATCCTCGATACCCTGACCGATGTCGACATGCCGCGCTTGCCGGCGGAGCCCGCCGCATCGGACATGCTGCATCTGGCAGGCCTTGATGTGCCGCTTTATCGGAGCGGCTGCATCATTGTCGGATCCGGTGCCGCCGGCCTGCGCGCTGCCGTCGAGCTGAAGCGTCGTGGCAGTGATGTGGTGGTGATCAGCCAGAGCGCCTGGGGCGGCACGTCGGCGTGCTCAGGCTCGGACAAGCAGACCCTGCACACAGCCAATACCGCCGACCAGGGTGACAATTACCAGTCCATGGCGCATGCCATCCGCGCCGGCGGCGCCATGGATGAGGACACTGCCTATGTCGAGGCGGTCGGTTCGCCCAGGATGATGGCGACCCTGCAGTATCTGGGACTGCCGCTGCCGCAAGAACCTCTGGGCGGCACGCTTCGCTACCGGACAGACCACGACGAAGTCGGGCGAGCAACCAGTTGCGGCCCCAGGACATCCAGGCTCATGGTCCAGGTCCTGGCTGAAGAGGCCCTGCGGCTGAACGTCCCGATCTTCAACCACACGACTGCAGTCAGCCTGTTGGTGGATGAGTATGGCCCGTGTCGTCGGATTGTTGGCCTTGTAACGATGCGCGCTAGCGACCGATCAAAGGGCAATCCATTCGGCTTGGCAATCTTTGCCTGCAACACGCTGGTTCTTGCCGCAGGCGGGCCGGGCGAGCTCTATCGGGACAGCGTCTACCCCAATGGGTGTTTCGGCGCCCTCGGACTGGCCCTGGAAGCCGGTATCGAGCTAGTCAACCTCACCGAAAGCCAGTTCGGCATCGGCACCCGTCGGGAAGGCTTCCCTTGGAACCTGTCCGGCACATACGTCCAGTCTATCCCCCATGTCTATTCGGTGGACTGTAATGGTAACGAGCACCATTTTCTGGCTGACTACTATCGGACAACACAGGAACTGGCCTCAAATCTGTTCCGCAAAGGCTATCAGTGGCCATTCCACGCCACTCGCATGCTGGATTTCGGGTCGAGCCTGGTGGATCTGGCGATCCATCGAGAATCCGCGTTGGGCAGGTCGGTCTTCATGGATTTCAACCGCAATCCACTCCAGATACCCGGCGACCTGCCTTTCAGCCTGGAGCGACTAGACCCCGATGTTGCCGACTACTTAGGTAAGGCAGGTGCCTTGCAAGACCTTCCTATTGCGCGGCTCCAGCACATGAACCCGCTCGCGATCGAACTATACCGCCGTTACAAAATAGACATTGCGCAGGACCCGCTGGAGTTCGCGGTGAACAACCAGCACATGAACGGCGGCATAATGGTGGATTGCTGGGGTCAAACCAACCTCAGCGGCTGCTACGCCATCGGGGAGGCAGCCGGCACTCACGGCGTGACCCGACCTGGCGGTGCCGCACTCAATGCCGGCCAGGTCTTCGGTACCCGTGCTGCCGAACACATCGCCGGAAGCCGCCCAGCTGGCAAGACCTCGCCTGGCGAGATTGCGCGCATAGCGGGACAACGCGTCGACGAGCTCTTGGCGTGCCTGCGTGCCGACAGCCCCAATACCGTCAAGTCCGTGCGCACCGAAGTACAGGCCCGCATGAGCGAGAAGGCTGGTCTGATTTGCGATGTCGAAGGCGTCAGCTTGGCACTGGCGGAAGCTCAGAACCTGGTCCGCAGCATCTCGGCCAAAGGCATCGGCTACTCCCGCTCGGCCGAGGCTGCGCGATCACTGCAATGGCGGCACATGGCGGTGGCGTCCGAAGCGGTGCTCACCGCCCTTGACCACTATGTCCGCAATGGCGGCGGCAGCCGTGGGGCGCGAGCCATCTGCGATCCGGCGGGAGGGGCTGTGCCATCGAGCAAAGACGGGCCTATGGCCGACTATCGCTTCCGCATCGAGCAGGCGGCGCATAGGGACGAACAGATCGTTGTCTGGCGTGAAGGCGATGTCCTTCGCGTCCGGACCCGGCCGAACCGGCAACTCGACAAGTCGACGAAATCCTTCTTTGAGCGCGACTGGCCCGACTGGCTGACTGGCCGCATCTACGGTGCGTCTCAGGCAGAGACGGCCCGATCGTGA
- a CDS encoding sugar kinase has translation MVEFAPAGPELFRRGFAGDTFNTIWHIAQLMGPTADCGFVTRVGNDSHSDRFVAAMAADGLDTNNVSRDPDRQMGLYLIELDGAERRFHYWRQGSAAQRLADDTPALRNAICRGGLIHLSGITLSILSVDARSRLWAALREARQGGAIVSFDPNVRMRLWSSQEEARVVIDRMLGMTDIAMPSYDDERALWGDASPYDTAARIASYGVQEVIVKDGANPVHACLGGQFHTFSTPAANQVLDTTGAGDSFNGGYLAGRLLGLRNEPAVRLGQQLADEVIRTYGALAARERVVELRPKSEI, from the coding sequence ATGGTCGAATTCGCGCCGGCCGGTCCTGAATTGTTTCGCAGGGGCTTTGCCGGCGACACGTTCAATACGATCTGGCACATCGCGCAGCTCATGGGTCCGACCGCCGATTGCGGTTTCGTGACACGCGTCGGCAACGACAGCCACTCGGATCGCTTCGTTGCCGCAATGGCGGCGGATGGCCTCGACACCAACAATGTGTCGCGGGACCCCGACCGCCAGATGGGTCTCTATCTGATCGAACTGGACGGCGCTGAGCGGCGATTTCACTACTGGCGGCAGGGCTCCGCTGCGCAGCGACTTGCCGACGACACTCCAGCGCTGCGCAACGCGATCTGCCGGGGTGGTTTGATCCACCTGTCTGGCATCACCCTATCCATCCTCTCAGTCGATGCACGGTCCAGATTGTGGGCGGCACTGCGTGAAGCCCGTCAGGGCGGGGCAATCGTGTCCTTCGATCCCAATGTCCGTATGCGGCTTTGGTCATCACAGGAAGAGGCCCGTGTTGTCATCGACCGCATGCTGGGCATGACGGACATCGCCATGCCAAGCTACGATGACGAGCGCGCGCTCTGGGGCGATGCCTCCCCCTACGACACTGCGGCCAGGATTGCCTCCTATGGTGTTCAAGAAGTCATCGTGAAGGACGGCGCCAATCCGGTTCATGCCTGTTTAGGCGGCCAGTTCCATACCTTCTCCACCCCCGCCGCCAACCAGGTGCTCGATACCACCGGCGCAGGGGACTCCTTCAACGGAGGATATCTTGCGGGGCGTCTCCTCGGCCTCCGCAACGAGCCCGCGGTTCGCCTTGGCCAGCAACTAGCTGATGAAGTGATTAGGACCTACGGTGCGCTTGCAGCGCGGGAGCGTGTCGTCGAACTCCGTCCCAAATCCGAAATCTAG
- a CDS encoding alpha/beta hydrolase yields METSIAFDPSQCERRRKCEGDRITREMTSMTSHRALLAVVLVLQAFLIATPAQAEDIFVATTRAALSGPTSADTAPQYYLHYDMEVRADRRPGQYIDQFVTKVSRRISTLGSFAREVVGYSRARFGTSEVVVIVHGYNTTFWTSQMRATQLAVDMDIPAATIQFSWPNAHNLVAYDADLGRARQAELALETLLVGLTRAGASRVVVVGHSMGADIVMHTLARMRQHGSNQFFARFGGAALLSPDMPIVEFKAALSNLRAPVVIYSSSKDWVLDLVAGMSDQQVRVGSVHDSSAFDGLPLMVVDTANSLSGGMVAHYAVGGQPDLMAMINAMAKPDLIGFAQALIRNSDGHDLQSSGNTVVVQLPR; encoded by the coding sequence TTGGAAACCTCGATCGCATTTGATCCATCTCAATGCGAACGACGACGCAAATGTGAGGGTGATCGCATAACCAGAGAAATGACCTCCATGACATCCCATCGTGCCCTGTTAGCGGTCGTCCTAGTCCTGCAAGCCTTCCTGATAGCCACACCCGCGCAAGCCGAAGATATCTTCGTGGCGACCACCCGGGCAGCGCTGTCGGGACCGACATCCGCCGACACCGCACCGCAATACTACTTGCACTACGATATGGAGGTTCGGGCCGACCGTCGACCGGGTCAGTATATCGACCAGTTCGTGACCAAGGTGAGCCGGCGCATTTCAACACTAGGTTCCTTTGCTCGGGAGGTGGTCGGATACTCGCGAGCAAGGTTCGGAACAAGCGAGGTTGTGGTGATCGTACATGGGTACAATACGACCTTTTGGACATCCCAGATGCGGGCGACCCAACTGGCCGTGGATATGGACATTCCTGCCGCTACGATCCAGTTCTCCTGGCCCAACGCCCACAACCTGGTCGCCTACGATGCTGACTTAGGCCGGGCCCGGCAGGCCGAACTCGCTCTGGAAACCCTCCTGGTCGGCTTGACCCGTGCCGGGGCGTCGCGCGTAGTCGTTGTTGGACATTCCATGGGCGCAGACATTGTCATGCATACACTGGCGAGAATGCGCCAGCATGGCAGCAATCAGTTTTTCGCACGGTTTGGCGGTGCTGCGTTGTTGTCGCCCGATATGCCCATCGTTGAGTTCAAGGCCGCCCTGAGCAATCTGAGGGCGCCAGTGGTTATCTATTCGTCCAGCAAGGATTGGGTTCTGGATCTAGTTGCAGGCATGTCGGACCAACAAGTCCGTGTCGGCTCCGTACACGATTCATCAGCCTTCGACGGACTGCCCCTCATGGTCGTTGATACGGCAAACTCCCTGAGCGGCGGTATGGTCGCGCACTATGCCGTCGGTGGTCAGCCGGACCTAATGGCAATGATCAACGCCATGGCCAAGCCGGACCTGATTGGGTTTGCTCAGGCGCTGATACGCAATTCTGATGGTCACGACCTGCAAAGTAGCGGCAACACGGTCGTGGTTCAGCTGCCCCGCTGA